A genomic window from Martelella lutilitoris includes:
- the rplN gene encoding 50S ribosomal protein L14 produces MIQMQTNLDVADNSGARRVMCIKVLGGSKRKYASIGDIIVVSVKEAVPRGRVKKGDVMKAVVVRTAKDIRRADGSVIRFDSNAAVLINNNKEPIGTRIFGPVPRELRGKSHMKIISLAPEVL; encoded by the coding sequence ATGATTCAGATGCAAACAAACCTCGACGTGGCGGATAATTCCGGCGCGCGTCGTGTCATGTGCATCAAGGTTCTGGGCGGCTCCAAGCGTAAATATGCCTCTATCGGCGACATCATCGTCGTTTCGGTGAAAGAGGCTGTTCCGCGCGGACGCGTCAAGAAGGGCGATGTGATGAAGGCCGTTGTCGTTCGCACGGCAAAGGACATCCGCCGCGCTGACGGCTCCGTCATCCGCTTCGACAGCAATGCTGCCGTTCTGATCAACAACAACAAAGAGCCGATTGGTACGCGTATCTTCGGGCCGGTTCCGCGCGAGCTGCGTGGCAAGAGCCATATGAAGATCATCTCCCTGGCTCCGGAAGTTCTGTAA
- the rpsC gene encoding 30S ribosomal protein S3: MGQKINPIGFRLGVNRTWDSRWFADNHEYGKLLHEDLKIRSYIQKELKQAGVSKVVIERPHKKCRVTIHSARPGLIIGKKGADIEKLRSKLATMTDSEMHLNIVEVRKPETDATLVAQSIAQQLERRIAFRRAMKRSVQSAMRLGAEGIRIVCSGRLGGAEIARTEWYREGRVPLHTLRADIDYGTAEAETAYGICGIKVWVFKGEILEHDPMASERRATEGDNKGNSGNNRRRENA; the protein is encoded by the coding sequence ATGGGTCAGAAAATCAATCCGATCGGTTTCCGTCTCGGCGTCAACCGCACCTGGGACAGCCGCTGGTTCGCTGACAATCACGAATACGGCAAGCTGCTCCACGAAGACCTGAAGATCCGCAGCTACATCCAGAAGGAACTGAAGCAGGCGGGTGTTTCCAAGGTCGTTATCGAGCGTCCGCACAAGAAGTGCCGCGTGACCATCCATTCGGCGCGTCCGGGCCTGATCATCGGCAAGAAGGGCGCGGACATCGAGAAGCTGCGCAGCAAGCTTGCGACGATGACCGACTCGGAAATGCACCTCAACATCGTTGAAGTGCGCAAGCCGGAAACTGACGCCACGCTGGTCGCGCAGTCGATCGCGCAGCAGCTGGAACGCCGTATTGCCTTCCGCCGCGCCATGAAGCGCTCGGTGCAGTCGGCCATGCGTCTCGGCGCAGAGGGCATCCGCATCGTCTGCTCGGGCCGTCTCGGCGGCGCCGAGATCGCGCGGACCGAATGGTACCGCGAAGGCCGCGTTCCGCTTCACACGCTGCGCGCCGACATCGACTACGGCACGGCCGAAGCTGAAACCGCATACGGCATTTGCGGCATCAAGGTCTGGGTCTTCAAGGGCGAAATCCTTGAGCACGATCCGATGGCCTCCGAGCGTCGCGCGACCGAGGGCGACAACAAGGGTAACAGCGGCAACAATCGCCGCCGCGAAAACGCCTGA
- the rplV gene encoding 50S ribosomal protein L22, producing MGKAKAARRLKENEAQAVTRTIRVSPQKLNLVAAMIRGKKVDRALADLEFSQKRVSGTVRKTLESAIANAENNHDLDVDQLIVAEAYVGKSIVAKRFMVRGRGRASRILKPFSHLTIVVREVEEEAA from the coding sequence ATGGGCAAGGCAAAAGCCGCACGCCGGCTTAAGGAAAACGAGGCGCAGGCCGTTACGCGCACGATCCGCGTCAGCCCGCAGAAGCTCAACCTCGTCGCCGCCATGATCCGCGGCAAGAAGGTTGACCGGGCCCTGGCCGATCTCGAATTCTCGCAGAAGCGGGTTTCCGGGACCGTCCGCAAGACGCTCGAATCGGCCATCGCCAATGCTGAAAACAACCACGACCTCGACGTTGACCAGCTCATCGTCGCGGAAGCCTATGTCGGCAAGTCGATTGTCGCCAAGCGCTTCATGGTCCGTGGCCGGGGCCGCGCATCGCGCATCCTCAAGCCGTTTTCGCATCTGACGATCGTCGTCCGTGAAGTCGAAGAGGAGGCCGCATAA
- a CDS encoding 50S ribosomal protein L23 produces MSDIRHYDVIVSPVITEKSTLVSDNNQVVFNVAKNASKPEIKAAVEELFGVKVKSVNTLVRKGKIKRFRNFSGKQKDVKKAIVTLAEGQSVDVTTGV; encoded by the coding sequence ATGAGCGATATCCGCCATTACGACGTGATCGTTTCGCCGGTCATTACCGAGAAGTCGACGCTGGTTTCGGACAATAACCAGGTTGTCTTCAACGTTGCCAAGAATGCGAGCAAGCCCGAGATCAAGGCCGCTGTCGAAGAGCTCTTCGGCGTCAAGGTCAAGTCCGTGAACACGCTCGTGCGCAAGGGCAAGATCAAGCGCTTCCGGAATTTCTCCGGCAAGCAGAAGGACGTCAAGAAGGCGATCGTCACGCTGGCCGAAGGTCAGTCCGTAGACGTGACGACCGGCGTTTGA
- the rplP gene encoding 50S ribosomal protein L16, with protein MLQPKRTKYRKQFKGRIHGAAKGGSDLAFGEYGLKAQEPNRVNAREIEAARRAITRHMKRAGRVWIRIFPDTPVTSKPTEVRMGKGKGGVDYWAARVKPGRIMFEIDGVSEDIAREALRLGAAKLSVKTRFIQRIAE; from the coding sequence ATGTTGCAGCCAAAGCGTACAAAGTACCGCAAGCAGTTCAAGGGCCGCATCCATGGCGCAGCCAAGGGCGGCAGCGATCTGGCTTTCGGTGAATATGGGCTGAAGGCGCAGGAACCCAACCGCGTCAACGCGCGCGAGATCGAGGCGGCCCGCCGCGCGATCACCCGTCACATGAAGCGTGCCGGTCGCGTGTGGATCCGTATCTTTCCTGACACGCCGGTCACCTCCAAGCCGACCGAAGTGCGTATGGGTAAGGGCAAGGGCGGCGTCGATTACTGGGCGGCCCGCGTGAAGCCCGGCCGGATCATGTTCGAAATCGATGGTGTGAGCGAAGACATTGCTCGTGAAGCCCTGCGCCTCGGCGCGGCCAAGCTTTCGGTCAAGACGCGCTTCATCCAGCGTATCGCAGAGTAA
- the rplD gene encoding 50S ribosomal protein L4 translates to MDLTVKTLEGKDAGKVSLKDEIFGLEPREDILARMVRYQLAKKRQGSHKVKGRSEVALTGAKMYKQKGTGNARHHAKRAPQFRGGGRAHGPVVRDHAHDLPKKLRALALKHALSAKAKGENIIIVDDLVAKEAKTKALIAQFAGLGLENALIIGGSEVDGNFKLAARNIPNIDVLPVQGINVYDILRRGKLVLSKSAVEALEERFK, encoded by the coding sequence ATGGATCTCACCGTCAAAACACTTGAGGGCAAGGACGCCGGCAAGGTCAGCCTGAAGGACGAGATCTTCGGCCTGGAACCGCGCGAAGACATCCTCGCCCGCATGGTTCGCTATCAGCTGGCAAAGAAGCGCCAGGGCAGCCACAAGGTCAAGGGTCGTTCGGAAGTCGCTCTGACCGGCGCCAAGATGTACAAGCAGAAGGGCACGGGCAATGCCCGCCACCACGCCAAGCGTGCGCCGCAGTTCCGCGGCGGTGGTCGCGCCCACGGCCCGGTTGTTCGCGACCATGCGCATGACCTGCCGAAGAAGCTTCGCGCGCTGGCCCTGAAACATGCGCTTTCGGCCAAGGCCAAGGGCGAGAACATCATCATTGTCGATGACCTCGTCGCCAAGGAAGCAAAGACCAAGGCGCTCATCGCGCAGTTTGCCGGCCTCGGCCTGGAAAACGCTCTGATCATCGGCGGTTCGGAAGTCGACGGCAACTTCAAGCTTGCCGCGCGCAACATTCCGAATATCGATGTTCTGCCGGTTCAGGGCATCAATGTTTACGACATTCTGCGCCGCGGAAAGCTCGTGCTTTCCAAGTCCGCAGTCGAAGCTCTGGAGGAGCGGTTCAAATGA
- the rplC gene encoding 50S ribosomal protein L3, protein MRSGVIAQKVGMTRVFNDAGEHIPVTVLRMDGCQVVATRTKDKNGYTAVQLGAGRSKVKNTSKALRGHFAKGSVEPKAKLVEFRVSEDNLLEIGAELTAGHFVSGQLVDVTGTTIGKGFAGAMKRHNFGGLRATHGVSISHRSHGSTGSNQDPGKVWKGKKMAGHMGQTRVTTQNLEVVRTDEERGLILVKGAVPGSKGAWITVRDAVKSGVPENAPRPAGLRAAETNGAE, encoded by the coding sequence ATGCGTTCAGGTGTAATAGCACAGAAGGTGGGAATGACCCGCGTCTTCAATGACGCAGGAGAGCATATCCCGGTAACAGTTTTGCGAATGGACGGCTGCCAGGTCGTCGCAACGCGCACGAAAGACAAAAACGGCTATACGGCTGTTCAGCTCGGTGCTGGCCGTTCGAAGGTCAAGAACACGTCGAAGGCGCTGCGCGGCCATTTTGCCAAGGGCTCTGTCGAACCCAAGGCCAAGCTGGTCGAGTTCCGCGTTTCCGAAGACAACCTGCTCGAGATCGGCGCCGAACTGACGGCCGGCCATTTCGTGTCGGGTCAGCTCGTCGACGTGACCGGCACCACCATCGGTAAGGGTTTTGCCGGTGCGATGAAGCGCCACAACTTCGGCGGCCTGCGCGCCACCCACGGTGTCTCGATCTCGCACCGTTCGCATGGTTCGACCGGTTCCAACCAGGATCCGGGCAAGGTCTGGAAGGGCAAGAAGATGGCTGGTCACATGGGCCAGACCCGCGTCACCACCCAGAACCTCGAAGTCGTCCGCACCGATGAAGAGCGCGGTCTGATCCTCGTCAAGGGAGCCGTTCCCGGTTCCAAGGGCGCCTGGATCACGGTTCGCGACGCTGTGAAGTCCGGTGTGCCTGAAAATGCGCCGCGGCCCGCCGGCCTGCGCGCGGCTGAAACCAATGGAGCCGAGTAA
- the rpsJ gene encoding 30S ribosomal protein S10: MNGQNIRIRLKAFDHRILDASTREIVSTAKRTGANVRGPVPLPTRIEKFTVNRGPHIDKKSREQFEMRTHKRLLDIVDPTPQTVDALMKLDLAAGVDVEIKL; the protein is encoded by the coding sequence ATGAACGGCCAGAATATCCGCATCCGCCTGAAGGCGTTTGATCACCGGATCCTTGATGCCTCCACGCGTGAGATCGTTTCCACGGCCAAGCGTACGGGCGCGAATGTGCGCGGTCCGGTTCCGCTGCCGACCCGGATCGAGAAGTTCACGGTCAACCGTGGTCCGCATATCGACAAGAAGAGCCGCGAGCAGTTTGAAATGCGCACCCACAAGCGCCTGCTCGACATTGTCGATCCGACCCCCCAGACGGTCGATGCTCTGATGAAGCTCGATCTGGCTGCCGGCGTCGACGTCGAAATCAAGCTCTGA
- the rpsS gene encoding 30S ribosomal protein S19, which translates to MARSVWKGPFVDGYLLKKAEKVREGGRHEVIKIWSRRSTIMPQFVGLTFGVYNGSKHIPVSVSEEMVGHKFGEFAPTRTYYGHGADKKAKRK; encoded by the coding sequence ATGGCTCGTTCAGTATGGAAGGGACCGTTTGTTGACGGCTATCTTCTCAAGAAGGCTGAGAAGGTGCGTGAAGGCGGTCGCCACGAAGTGATCAAGATCTGGAGCCGCCGTTCCACGATCATGCCGCAGTTCGTCGGCCTGACCTTCGGCGTCTACAATGGTTCCAAGCACATTCCGGTCTCCGTGTCGGAAGAGATGGTCGGCCACAAGTTCGGTGAATTTGCACCGACGCGGACCTATTACGGTCACGGCGCCGACAAGAAGGCGAAGAGGAAGTAA
- the rplX gene encoding 50S ribosomal protein L24, which produces MQRIKKGDKVVVIAGKDKGRTGEVVQVFPKEDRAVVSGINVVRRHQRQTQTTEAGIITKEAPVHLSNLAIADPKDGKPTRVGFKVEGEKKVRYAKRSGEVIDG; this is translated from the coding sequence ATGCAGAGAATCAAAAAGGGCGACAAGGTCGTCGTGATCGCCGGCAAGGACAAGGGCCGCACCGGTGAAGTCGTACAGGTTTTCCCGAAGGAAGACCGCGCCGTCGTTTCGGGCATCAATGTCGTGCGTCGCCACCAGCGGCAGACGCAGACCACCGAAGCCGGCATCATCACCAAGGAAGCGCCGGTTCACCTTTCGAACCTCGCGATCGCCGATCCGAAGGACGGCAAGCCGACTCGCGTTGGCTTCAAGGTCGAGGGTGAGAAGAAGGTCCGCTATGCAAAGCGTTCGGGAGAAGTGATCGATGGCTGA
- the tuf gene encoding elongation factor Tu, whose translation MAKAKFERSKPHVNIGTIGHVDHGKTTLTAAITKFFGDFRAYDQIDAAPEEKARGITISTAHVEYETDKRHYAHVDCPGHADYVKNMITGAAQMDGAILVCSAADGPMPQTREHILLARQVGVPAIVVFLNKVDQVDDEELLELVEMEVRELLDSYEFPGDEIPIIKGSALAALEDSNKEIGEDAIRALMAAVDDYVPTPERPVDQPFLMPIEDVFSISGRGTVVTGRVERGIVKVGEEVEIVGIKATQKTTVTGVEMFRKLLDQGQAGDNIGALIRGINRDQVERGQILCKPGSVTPHTKFKAEAYILTKDEGGRHTPFFTNYRPQFYFRTTDVTGVVTLPEGTEMVMPGDNVTVDVELIVPIAMEEKLRFAIREGGRTVGAGIVASIVE comes from the coding sequence ATGGCAAAGGCAAAGTTTGAGCGGAGCAAACCGCACGTCAACATCGGCACGATCGGTCACGTTGACCACGGCAAGACGACACTGACGGCTGCGATCACGAAGTTCTTCGGTGACTTCCGTGCGTATGACCAGATCGACGCGGCGCCGGAAGAAAAGGCGCGCGGCATCACCATTTCGACGGCGCACGTCGAATATGAGACCGACAAGCGTCACTACGCCCATGTCGACTGCCCCGGCCACGCCGACTATGTGAAGAACATGATCACCGGCGCTGCGCAGATGGACGGCGCGATCCTGGTATGCTCGGCCGCCGACGGCCCGATGCCGCAGACCCGCGAGCACATCCTGCTTGCCCGTCAGGTCGGCGTTCCGGCGATCGTCGTCTTCCTCAACAAGGTCGACCAGGTCGACGACGAGGAGCTGCTCGAGCTCGTCGAGATGGAAGTGCGCGAGCTGCTGGACTCTTACGAGTTCCCCGGCGACGAAATCCCGATCATCAAGGGTTCGGCTCTTGCCGCTCTGGAAGACAGCAACAAGGAAATCGGCGAAGACGCGATCCGCGCGCTGATGGCGGCCGTGGACGACTATGTCCCGACGCCCGAGCGTCCGGTTGACCAGCCCTTCCTGATGCCGATCGAGGACGTGTTCTCGATCTCCGGCCGCGGCACGGTCGTGACCGGCCGCGTCGAGCGCGGCATCGTCAAGGTTGGCGAGGAAGTCGAGATCGTCGGCATCAAGGCGACGCAGAAGACGACGGTGACCGGCGTTGAAATGTTCCGCAAGCTGCTCGACCAGGGCCAGGCCGGCGACAACATCGGCGCGCTGATCCGCGGCATCAACCGCGACCAGGTCGAGCGTGGCCAGATCCTGTGCAAGCCCGGTTCGGTGACGCCGCACACGAAGTTCAAGGCAGAAGCCTACATCCTGACGAAGGATGAGGGCGGCCGCCACACGCCGTTCTTCACCAACTACCGTCCGCAGTTCTACTTCCGCACGACGGACGTGACGGGTGTCGTCACGCTTCCGGAAGGCACGGAAATGGTTATGCCGGGCGACAACGTCACGGTTGACGTCGAGCTGATCGTTCCGATCGCGATGGAAGAAAAGCTGCGCTTCGCCATCCGCGAAGGCGGCCGCACCGTCGGCGCCGGCATCGTGGCATCGATCGTCGAGTAA
- the rpmC gene encoding 50S ribosomal protein L29, whose protein sequence is MKTSDVHAMTEDQLKDELAKLKKEQFNLRFQKATGQLEKTARIKEVRRDIARVKTIAAQKAAAAKA, encoded by the coding sequence ATGAAAACTTCTGACGTACACGCCATGACCGAAGACCAGCTCAAGGACGAGCTCGCCAAGCTCAAGAAGGAGCAGTTCAACCTGCGCTTCCAGAAGGCGACCGGACAGCTGGAAAAAACGGCGCGCATCAAGGAAGTGCGCCGCGACATCGCGCGTGTGAAAACCATTGCTGCCCAGAAGGCGGCGGCCGCCAAGGCCTGA
- the rplB gene encoding 50S ribosomal protein L2, whose translation MALKTFNPTTPSQRQLVIVERSELYKGKPVKALTQGLSSKGGRNNYGRVTARFQGGGHKRTYRMIDFKRRKFGVEGTVERLEYDPNRSAFIALINYADGELAYILAPQRLAVGDKVLAADSAIDVKPGNAMPLQNIPVGSIVHNVEMKPGKGGQIARSAGTYVQLVGRDQGMAILRLNSGEQRLVPGSCLASIGAVSNPDHSNTNDGKAGRSRWRGKRPHVRGVVMNPIDHPHGGGEGRTSGGRHPVSPWGKPTKGKRTRKNKSTDKFIMRSRHQKKK comes from the coding sequence ATGGCATTGAAAACATTCAATCCGACAACGCCGAGCCAGCGCCAACTGGTAATCGTCGAGCGTTCGGAGCTTTACAAGGGCAAGCCCGTCAAGGCGTTGACGCAGGGCCTGTCTTCGAAAGGCGGTCGTAACAACTACGGCCGCGTGACGGCCCGCTTCCAGGGCGGCGGTCACAAGCGCACCTACCGCATGATCGACTTCAAGCGCCGCAAGTTCGGCGTCGAGGGCACGGTCGAGCGTCTGGAATACGACCCCAACCGGTCGGCTTTCATCGCGCTCATCAACTATGCGGACGGCGAGCTTGCCTATATCCTGGCGCCGCAGCGTCTGGCCGTTGGCGACAAGGTTCTCGCCGCCGACAGCGCGATCGACGTGAAGCCCGGCAATGCGATGCCGCTGCAGAACATTCCGGTCGGCTCGATCGTGCACAACGTCGAGATGAAGCCGGGCAAGGGCGGCCAGATCGCCCGTTCGGCAGGCACCTATGTGCAGCTCGTCGGCCGCGACCAGGGCATGGCGATCCTTCGCCTGAACTCCGGCGAACAGCGTCTCGTGCCTGGCTCTTGCCTTGCTTCGATCGGCGCTGTATCGAACCCCGACCATTCCAACACGAATGACGGCAAGGCCGGTCGTTCGCGCTGGCGGGGCAAGCGTCCGCATGTTCGCGGCGTCGTCATGAACCCGATCGACCACCCGCACGGTGGTGGTGAAGGCCGTACATCCGGTGGTCGCCACCCTGTTTCGCCCTGGGGCAAGCCCACCAAGGGCAAGCGCACGCGCAAGAACAAGTCGACAGACAAGTTCATCATGCGCTCGCGCCACCAGAAGAAGAAGTAA
- the rpsQ gene encoding 30S ribosomal protein S17 — translation MPKRILQGVVVSDKNDKTVVVRVERRFAHPLMQKTVRRSKKYKAHDAENQYKIGDTVFIEECAPISKDKRWTVVSAQA, via the coding sequence ATGCCTAAACGCATCCTGCAAGGCGTTGTCGTCAGCGACAAGAACGATAAAACGGTCGTAGTCCGGGTTGAGCGTCGTTTCGCCCACCCGCTGATGCAGAAGACTGTACGCCGCTCGAAAAAGTACAAGGCGCATGACGCCGAAAACCAGTACAAGATCGGGGATACCGTATTCATCGAGGAATGCGCGCCGATCTCCAAGGACAAGCGCTGGACGGTGGTCTCCGCCCAGGCCTGA